CTCGCTCGTGGCCTTGCCGAGGGTGGTGCGCTCCGGATCCGGGGCCGTCTCGGTGACCGTCATCGGGCGCTGCCCGGGGCTGTGACGGCACATGCTGCGTTGAGCTGGGGAGTTTCCGTAGCCATTGCCGTCACATCTCCCGTTCTACACTGCCGACCCAATACACACTATTTCGGACACGCCGCCCGGCAATGCGCGGGGTTGCCCTGGCGCGGGGTGTCGCGCGTTATCGCCCCACTTGCCGCTTTCCGGCACTGGTACAGCTTACGTTGTACAACGCAGCAAGGTCCGTCGGGGTGTCCTGCACATCACAACAACACACCGATTGGTTCCAAGATTCCTACCGCCAGCCGGAGTTGACGGTTCCTTTACGGACCCGGGGCGACCCCGCCGGACGCTTTCCGGCGGAGCCCCGGACGACAGGGGTCACTTGCCCGTGAACTTCTCGTACTCCTTCAAGACCTCTTCGGTCGGTCCGTCCATGCGCAGCTCTCCGCGCTCCAGCCACAGGACGCGGTTGCAGGTGTCGCGGATGGACTTGTTGTTGTGACTGACGAGAAACACCGTGCCCGCCTCCTTGCGCAGTTCCCGGATGCGTTCCTCGGAGCGCTTCTGGAACTTGCGGTCACCGGTGGCGAGCGCCTCGTCGATCATGAGGACGTCGTGGTCCTTGGCGGCGGCGATGGAGAACCGCAGCCGGGCCGCCATACCGGAGGAGTAGGTGCGCATCGGCAGCGTGATGAAGTCGCCCTTCTCGTTGATGCCCGAGAAATCGACGATGTCCTGATAGCGCTCCTTGATCTGCTCCCGGGACATGCCCATGGCGAGACCGCCCAGGATGACGTTGCGCTCGCCGGTGAGGTCGTTCATCAGGGCCGCGTTGACGCCCAGCAGGGACGGCTGGCCGTCGGTGTAGACCTTGCCCTTCTCGGCGGGCAGCAGGCCGGCGATGGCCCGCAGCAGCGTGGACTTGCCGGAGCCGTTGGAGCCGATCAGGCCGATGGCCTCACCCCGGTAGGCGACGAAGGACACCCCGCGCACGGCGTGCACCTTGCGCACGCCCCGGTCGCCGCCGCGCTTCAGGATCCGGCTGAGGGCGGCCGTGGCGCTGCCCTTGCCGGTCTTGGCGCCGTTGACGCGGTAGACGATGTGCAGGTCGTCGGCGATGACCGTGGGGCGGCGCTCCCCGGTGTTCTGCTCAGCCACGGCCGTACCTCTCCTCAGCCTTCCAGAAGTACACGAAACCGCCGGCGAAGACGGCCACGGCCCAGAAGAGCGCGATGGCCCACACGTGCGGCGGCAGGTTCGAGGCGCCGTAGCCGTCGATCAGCGCGTAGCGCATCAGGTCCATGTAGATCGCGGCCGGGTTGACCTGGAGCAGCCGGACGGCGATCTCGGAGCGGCCTTCCATGATCTTGTGGATGGAGAACATGACGCCGGAGGTGTACATCCACGTGCGCAGGATGAACGGCATCAGCTGGGCGAGGTCCGGCGTCTTGGCACCCATGCGGGCCACGATCAGCGCGAGCCCGGTGTTGAACAGGAACTGCAGCAGCAGGACCGGCACGATCAGCAGCCAGGCGAGGCTCGGGTAGCTGCCGAAGCCGATCGCCACGACGAACATCACGATCATCGAGAAGAGCAGTTGCTGGAGCTGCTGCAGCGAGAAGGAGATGGGCAGCGAGGCGCGCGGGAAGTGCAGGGCGCGCACCAGGCCCAGATTGCCGGAGATCGCGCGGACACCCGACATCACCGAGCTCTGCGTGAAGGTGAACACGAACACGCCCGTGACCAGGAACGGGATGTACACGTCCTGGGACAGGCCGCGGCTCGCGTGCAGGATCACGCCGAAGATGAAGTAGTACACGCCCGCGTTGAGCAGCGGTGTCGCCACCTGCCACAGCTGGCCGAGCTTGGCCTGGCTGTACTGCGCCGTCAGCTTCGCCTGGGAGAAGGCGAGGACGAAGTGGCGCCGCCCCCACAACTGGCGGACGTACTCGGGCAGTGAGGGACGGGCGCCGCTCACGGCGAGTCCGTACTTGGCGGCGAGCTGTGCCGCCGTCAGTCCCTCGTCGGGCGACGGTATTGCGCTCACCGCGACACCGCTGTCATGCGTTGTGTGACTCACGAGTGGAATTCCGGAACTCTCTGGGTAAGAAGCTGGCTCTCTTCGGGTAAGAGAAGCTTCTCAGATCACCGGAGGCCGGCCCAGCCGGGTCAGCCGCCACACCGTGCGCCAGCGCATGGGACGACGCGGCCCGCACGGCGTGGTCCAGCCCTCCCGGAATCCGCCGAACCACGCCCGCAGGGCCGGACGCGAGGGACGGCGCAGCAGCGTGAGCAGCATCCAGACCCCGAGGTAGACGGGGACCAGGAGCGCGGGCAGGTTGCGGCGGGCCAGCCACACGCGGTTGCGGGCGACCATGCGGTGGTAGACCGCGTGCCGCGAGGGAGCCGTGGTCGGGTGGTACAGCACCATGTCCGACCGGTAGTCGATCATCCAGCCGGCGTCGAGGGCCCGCCAGGCCAGGTCGGTCTCCTCATGGGCGTAGAAGAACTCGTCCGGCAGGCCGCCGACCTCGGCGAAGACCCGGGTGCGGACGGCGTTGGCGCCGCCGAGGAAGGTGGTGACCCGGGAGGAGCGCATGGGGTCGGAGGCGCGCAGCCGGGGCACATGGCGGCGCTGGGTCTCGCCGGTCTCCGGGTCGGCGATGCGGAAGCTGACGATGCCGAGCTTGGGATCGGCCTCGAACGCCTCACGGCACAGCTGGGCGGTGTCGTGGCGGGCGAGCAGGCCGTCGTCGTCGAGGAAGAGCAGTATGTCGGCATCGCGGCCGCTGGGCCCGAAGGCCTCTATGCCGACGTTGCGGCCGCCGGGGATGCCCAGGTTCTCGGGCAGCTCTATGGTCCGTACGCCTTCGGGGACGTCGGGGACGGGCGAGCCGTTGCCGACGACCACCACCTCGATGGGGCCGCCGTCCTGCTTGGCGACCGAGTCGAGCAGGGCCCGCAGTTCCTCGGGCCGGTTGCCCATGGTGATGATGACGGCGCCGACCTTCACGGCACTCACTTCAGCCTGCTGGAGGCGAGGATGGACACCAGGTGCAGCACGGTCTGCAGCAGGGCGATGCCGGCGAGGACGGCCGTACCGAGCCGGGTGAAGAACAGATCACCGCGGATCTGGTCGGCGATCGCGAGGACGACGATCAGCAGCGAGGCCTCGATGCCGAGGATCAGGCGGTGGAACTTCAGCGCCGAGGCGGCCCGGCGGGCCAGCGCCATGCCGGAGGAACGCGGCTCGGAGGCGGCCTCCTGGACCGGCGGCTGGCCGGTCTGGTGCCGGGCGACGCCCACCAGGTCGGTCTCGGCCTTGATCAGGATGGCGCCCAGCGCGGCCAGGGTGCCCAGGAACGCCCACAGCCAGTCGATGCGGCCGCTGCCCCACAGGTCGGCGGCGCGCAGGCCGAGGCCGACCAGCACGGCCGCGTCGGTCAGGTAGGCGCCGACGCGGTCGAGGTAGACCCCGCCGAGCGAGTACTGCTTCTTCCAGCGGGCGATCTCGCCGTCGACGCAGTCGAGCAGCAGATACAGCTGCGTGGCGACCACGCCGAGCACGGCGCCCGCGATCCCCGGCACCAGCAGGGCCGGGGCCGCGAGCACACCGCAGACGGTCATCAGGTACGTGAGCTGGTTCGGCGTGACCCTGGTGTTGACCAGGTAGCGGTCGACGCGCAGGGACACCTCGCGCATGTAGAGGCGTCCCGCCCAGTGCTCACCGCTGCGCCGGTCCTTCACCCCCGCGGGGTGGACGACCGGACGGAGTTCAGCTACCGATGGCCTTGACATAGTCGGCGTAGATGTCCTTGATCTGGTTCGGCTTGAGGTCGAGGTGTTCGAGGATCGTGTAGCGGCCGGGGCGGGTCTCCGGGGCGAACTCCACCGCGCGGACGAACTCGTCCACGGTGAAGCCGATCTCCTCCGGCAGCACCGGAAGCCCGTGCCGGCGCAGCACCTCGGCCGTGTGGACCGACTCCTCATGGGCACCGCGCAGATACATCGCGAAGGCCGCGCCGAGCCCGCACTGTTCGCCGTGGGCGGCCGCCCGCTTGGGGAACAGCAGGTCGAAGGCGTGGTTGATCTCGTGGCAGGAGCCGGAGGACGGCCGGGAGTCACCGGAGATCGACATCGAGATGCCGCTGAGGACCAGCGCCTCGGCGAGCACCTGGAGGAACTCGTTGTCGCCGATGCCACCGGGGTGGCGCAGCACCGCCTCGCCCGCCTGGCGGGCCATGGCCGCGGCGAGACCGTCGATCTTCTCGCCGTTGACCCGGTTGGACAGCTCCCAGTCCGCGACCGCGTTGATGTTGGAGATCGCGTCGCCGATGCCGGCCCGGACGAAGCGGGCCGGTGCCTCACGGATGACGTCCAGGTCGATGACGACCGCGATCGGGTTCGGCACGCCG
Above is a genomic segment from Streptomyces fodineus containing:
- a CDS encoding ABC transporter ATP-binding protein, which codes for MAEQNTGERRPTVIADDLHIVYRVNGAKTGKGSATAALSRILKRGGDRGVRKVHAVRGVSFVAYRGEAIGLIGSNGSGKSTLLRAIAGLLPAEKGKVYTDGQPSLLGVNAALMNDLTGERNVILGGLAMGMSREQIKERYQDIVDFSGINEKGDFITLPMRTYSSGMAARLRFSIAAAKDHDVLMIDEALATGDRKFQKRSEERIRELRKEAGTVFLVSHNNKSIRDTCNRVLWLERGELRMDGPTEEVLKEYEKFTGK
- a CDS encoding ABC transporter permease, translated to MSHTTHDSGVAVSAIPSPDEGLTAAQLAAKYGLAVSGARPSLPEYVRQLWGRRHFVLAFSQAKLTAQYSQAKLGQLWQVATPLLNAGVYYFIFGVILHASRGLSQDVYIPFLVTGVFVFTFTQSSVMSGVRAISGNLGLVRALHFPRASLPISFSLQQLQQLLFSMIVMFVVAIGFGSYPSLAWLLIVPVLLLQFLFNTGLALIVARMGAKTPDLAQLMPFILRTWMYTSGVMFSIHKIMEGRSEIAVRLLQVNPAAIYMDLMRYALIDGYGASNLPPHVWAIALFWAVAVFAGGFVYFWKAEERYGRG
- a CDS encoding glycosyltransferase family 2 protein → MKVGAVIITMGNRPEELRALLDSVAKQDGGPIEVVVVGNGSPVPDVPEGVRTIELPENLGIPGGRNVGIEAFGPSGRDADILLFLDDDGLLARHDTAQLCREAFEADPKLGIVSFRIADPETGETQRRHVPRLRASDPMRSSRVTTFLGGANAVRTRVFAEVGGLPDEFFYAHEETDLAWRALDAGWMIDYRSDMVLYHPTTAPSRHAVYHRMVARNRVWLARRNLPALLVPVYLGVWMLLTLLRRPSRPALRAWFGGFREGWTTPCGPRRPMRWRTVWRLTRLGRPPVI
- a CDS encoding CDP-alcohol phosphatidyltransferase family protein — protein: MSRPSVAELRPVVHPAGVKDRRSGEHWAGRLYMREVSLRVDRYLVNTRVTPNQLTYLMTVCGVLAAPALLVPGIAGAVLGVVATQLYLLLDCVDGEIARWKKQYSLGGVYLDRVGAYLTDAAVLVGLGLRAADLWGSGRIDWLWAFLGTLAALGAILIKAETDLVGVARHQTGQPPVQEAASEPRSSGMALARRAASALKFHRLILGIEASLLIVVLAIADQIRGDLFFTRLGTAVLAGIALLQTVLHLVSILASSRLK
- a CDS encoding iron-containing alcohol dehydrogenase family protein; the encoded protein is MPLLTRLIPSPVVVDIRPGALDDLAGVLADERVAQSGRLAIAVSGGSGAKLRERIAPSLPGASWYEVGGGTLDDAIRLAGEMKSGHYDAVVGLGGGKIIDCAKFAAARIGLPLVAVPTNLAHDGLCSPVATLDNDAGRGSYGVPNPIAVVIDLDVIREAPARFVRAGIGDAISNINAVADWELSNRVNGEKIDGLAAAMARQAGEAVLRHPGGIGDNEFLQVLAEALVLSGISMSISGDSRPSSGSCHEINHAFDLLFPKRAAAHGEQCGLGAAFAMYLRGAHEESVHTAEVLRRHGLPVLPEEIGFTVDEFVRAVEFAPETRPGRYTILEHLDLKPNQIKDIYADYVKAIGS